A genomic stretch from Falco cherrug isolate bFalChe1 chromosome 3, bFalChe1.pri, whole genome shotgun sequence includes:
- the LOC129735690 gene encoding feather keratin-like translates to MACNNLCSPCGPTPLANSCNEPCVRQCEESRVVIQPPAVLVTLPGPILSSFPQSTAVGSSSSAAVGNILSSQGVPVSSGGFGYGFGGLGCYGARRACYPC, encoded by the coding sequence ATGGCCTGCAAcaacctctgcagcccctgcggacCCACCCCGCTGGCtaacagctgcaacgagccctgcgtcAGGCAGTGCGAAGAATCCCGCGTCGTCATCCAGCCTCCCGCCGTGCTGGTCACCCTGCCGGgacccatcctcagctccttcccccagagcaccGCCGTCGGATCGTCCTCATCGGCTGCCGTGGGCAacatcctcagctcccagggagtgCCCGTCTCCTCCGGCGGCTTCGGCTATGGCTTCGGAGGCCTGGGCTGCTATGGTGCCAGAAGAGCCTGCTACCCCTGCTAA